One genomic segment of Candidatus Nezhaarchaeota archaeon includes these proteins:
- the bchH gene encoding magnesium chelatase subunit H: MVVCRITMVDYSLRPCLLEAVKKVNEVIGGALDFRFYNTLEVNEGKVDLQKFVDDLRSSHIVLLTVMGGDHVSKLVCETLKDLKNNVIVLVGGSPEINSLTRLGSFSLGRFMSLRNMPLMKRFFKGRKLDYGAILKMRDRFERLGKILPFGVFKDARNYCLLLRYREHPTFQSYYAMLLLLLKEYCGVKVNVAIPEPVAMPSMYIKKFETNEIFIDVQQYLQSYNFKDRPLIGLLSYSGYYYDQFYPAVELIVRKLEEKGLGVIPVFSSDLRYYLAIEKFMFLNGKPIIDLLIDLLWFRFAGGPIGGDHSKTKEVLRKLNVPVLHGVYLFTKTYDEWLKSKHGLPPVEVVTTVILPELDGRIEPIVTHAIRRKVVGDVKLDEYVAIDDRVEKLVKRAIRWVNLRRKENNQKRVAIVIYNYPPGEENLGKASYLNVFESLSRLIKALKDRGYNVTMTPSGEEIRNIFISKGIINSGNWVQPKLGEVTHVPLKKYNEWLKELPGSAIHQVVDEWGPPPGNIMAYGDLIMVPGITLGNVFIGLQPSRGCHEDLTKVYHDKSLPPHHQYIAFYKWIREEFKADVIIHLGTHGTLEFLPGKEVGLTSECFPDMLIADLPNVYVYHALNNSESSIAKRRSYALIINHASPPLMDSGLYGDFQEIEKLLSEYFDRLQYSEEEAAEVAKRILEKARKYELGESVEEIYDKLWEFKRSKVPRGLHVLGDKPSFDDIIAYLACVSRYDRGEISSLHRLIVESQGLNYLEVLEKPHMVSPDGRTYGKILSEVEEEVKNIIKNYLLNQSIPKISGVSEEKIVKSLEFLKQVYEKVMVSDEIEAILNALEGKFIEPGPGGDFVRNPDVYPTGRNMYQLDPTNLPTEIAAERGKKIAEEYLKRFYQKNGRYPKAVGVVLWAFETMKTGGETLAAIFHLLGVKPVWRGLYIRELEVIPLSELGRPRIDVVVTICGIFRDTFYNLVELLDRAVRIVANLDEPEDMNYVKANVNKAKETYGESAYFRIFGPPEGQYATSLTTLIETSRWKSEIDLVNAYVESMKFAYGERERSVELKDLLNFLSSNIELVTQVRDAIDYEITDLDHYYEFLGGLAKTVEDRSGRRPVVLVADSTREVVKVEDVSEAIKRGIVTRTMNPKWLDAMLEHGYNGATKIADRVEYMLGLAATLRGIEDWMWEGVANNVVFDRERSQRVKKVNIFAYRKVVKSLLEAAKRGYWRADAETIKRLEREYLETEEILEEETC; encoded by the coding sequence GTGGTTGTATGCAGGATAACAATGGTCGATTACTCTCTCAGGCCATGTCTCTTAGAAGCTGTGAAGAAGGTTAACGAGGTTATTGGTGGGGCTCTTGACTTCCGTTTTTATAACACCCTTGAAGTCAATGAAGGGAAGGTTGATCTTCAGAAGTTTGTTGATGATCTAAGGTCTTCTCACATTGTTTTGCTCACCGTCATGGGGGGAGATCACGTTAGCAAGTTGGTATGTGAGACTCTTAAGGATCTTAAGAACAATGTTATCGTCCTTGTTGGAGGATCTCCAGAAATCAATAGTCTCACACGACTTGGAAGCTTCTCCCTTGGTAGGTTCATGAGTTTAAGGAATATGCCTCTAATGAAGCGGTTTTTCAAGGGTAGGAAACTGGATTACGGAGCTATACTGAAGATGCGGGATAGATTTGAGAGGTTAGGCAAGATCTTGCCTTTCGGCGTGTTCAAGGATGCTAGGAACTATTGCTTACTATTGAGATATCGTGAACATCCAACGTTTCAAAGTTACTATGCCATGCTTCTCTTGTTATTGAAGGAGTACTGTGGAGTGAAAGTTAATGTAGCCATACCCGAACCAGTGGCCATGCCCTCTATGTACATCAAGAAATTCGAAACTAACGAGATCTTCATCGATGTCCAACAATACCTTCAATCTTACAACTTCAAAGATCGCCCATTAATCGGTCTACTATCTTACAGTGGTTACTATTATGATCAATTCTATCCTGCAGTCGAATTGATAGTAAGGAAGTTAGAGGAGAAGGGTCTAGGGGTTATACCAGTCTTCTCTTCAGACTTGAGGTACTACTTAGCAATAGAGAAGTTCATGTTCTTGAACGGCAAACCAATTATCGACTTATTGATAGACCTTTTATGGTTTAGGTTTGCAGGAGGTCCAATAGGTGGCGATCACAGTAAGACTAAGGAGGTACTACGGAAACTTAACGTCCCCGTGCTACATGGAGTATACTTGTTCACGAAGACCTATGATGAGTGGCTTAAATCAAAGCATGGTCTCCCTCCAGTAGAGGTTGTCACCACTGTCATCTTACCGGAACTTGATGGTAGGATTGAACCAATAGTTACGCACGCAATTAGGAGGAAGGTCGTCGGGGACGTAAAGCTTGATGAATACGTAGCAATTGATGATCGTGTCGAGAAGCTAGTGAAGAGAGCGATAAGATGGGTTAACTTGAGGAGAAAGGAGAATAATCAGAAGAGGGTAGCCATAGTCATATATAACTATCCACCTGGAGAGGAAAATTTAGGTAAAGCAAGCTACCTCAACGTCTTCGAGAGCCTATCCAGATTGATCAAGGCTTTGAAGGATAGGGGCTACAACGTTACAATGACTCCTTCAGGTGAAGAAATAAGGAACATATTCATATCTAAGGGGATAATCAACTCTGGAAACTGGGTTCAACCAAAGCTAGGCGAAGTGACTCACGTTCCCTTGAAGAAGTATAACGAGTGGCTTAAAGAGTTGCCAGGAAGCGCTATACATCAAGTGGTTGACGAATGGGGCCCACCACCGGGTAACATAATGGCTTATGGAGACTTAATAATGGTTCCAGGCATAACTCTTGGAAACGTGTTCATAGGGCTTCAACCATCACGTGGTTGCCACGAGGATCTCACGAAAGTGTATCACGACAAGAGCCTTCCTCCTCATCATCAATACATAGCTTTTTACAAGTGGATTAGAGAGGAGTTTAAAGCAGATGTCATAATCCACCTGGGAACTCACGGCACACTTGAGTTCTTGCCGGGAAAGGAAGTTGGCCTAACGTCTGAGTGCTTTCCAGACATGTTGATAGCTGATCTTCCAAACGTATACGTTTACCATGCACTTAACAACTCAGAGTCCTCAATAGCTAAAAGGAGGAGCTATGCCCTCATAATTAATCATGCAAGCCCCCCGCTAATGGACAGTGGCCTTTATGGCGATTTTCAGGAGATCGAGAAGTTATTGTCCGAGTACTTCGATCGCTTACAGTACAGCGAAGAGGAGGCAGCTGAAGTAGCTAAGAGGATTCTTGAGAAAGCAAGGAAGTATGAGCTTGGTGAAAGCGTTGAGGAGATATACGATAAGTTGTGGGAGTTTAAGCGCTCAAAAGTTCCTAGAGGACTCCACGTACTTGGAGACAAACCATCCTTCGACGATATTATAGCGTACTTAGCGTGTGTCTCAAGATATGATAGAGGAGAGATTAGCAGCCTACATAGGCTCATCGTAGAGTCTCAAGGTCTAAACTACTTAGAGGTCTTAGAGAAGCCGCATATGGTGTCTCCGGATGGAAGGACCTATGGAAAGATCCTAAGCGAAGTCGAGGAAGAAGTCAAGAACATCATAAAGAACTACCTCCTAAACCAATCAATACCGAAGATAAGCGGAGTAAGTGAGGAGAAGATTGTAAAGTCACTAGAGTTCCTTAAGCAAGTTTACGAGAAGGTGATGGTGTCCGACGAAATTGAAGCCATCTTAAACGCTCTTGAGGGGAAGTTCATCGAGCCGGGTCCCGGTGGGGACTTTGTTAGGAACCCAGATGTTTACCCGACCGGGAGGAACATGTATCAACTCGATCCTACGAACTTGCCAACTGAAATAGCCGCGGAGAGAGGTAAGAAGATAGCTGAAGAATACCTTAAGAGGTTCTACCAGAAGAATGGGAGGTACCCGAAGGCCGTTGGCGTTGTTTTATGGGCCTTTGAGACCATGAAGACCGGTGGAGAAACGCTAGCAGCAATATTCCACCTTCTAGGTGTAAAACCTGTTTGGAGAGGCCTGTACATTAGGGAGCTCGAAGTAATACCTCTCTCAGAGCTCGGTAGACCTAGAATAGATGTAGTGGTCACGATATGCGGGATATTTAGGGACACATTCTACAACCTCGTAGAGCTCCTTGATAGAGCTGTAAGAATAGTGGCGAATCTCGATGAGCCAGAGGACATGAACTACGTGAAGGCTAACGTCAACAAGGCTAAAGAAACTTATGGAGAGAGCGCTTACTTCAGGATATTTGGTCCTCCAGAAGGTCAGTATGCCACTAGTTTGACGACGTTAATAGAGACCTCAAGGTGGAAGAGTGAGATCGACTTAGTCAATGCTTACGTTGAGAGCATGAAGTTCGCTTACGGAGAGAGGGAGAGAAGTGTAGAGTTGAAGGACCTCTTAAACTTCTTGTCATCAAATATCGAGCTCGTAACCCAGGTGAGGGACGCCATCGACTATGAAATAACAGATCTAGACCACTACTACGAGTTCCTCGGAGGTCTAGCAAAGACCGTTGAGGATAGAAGTGGAAGGAGACCAGTAGTGCTTGTTGCTGATTCCACTAGGGAGGTGGTTAAAGTTGAAGATGTTTCAGAGGCCATTAAGAGAGGAATTGTAACGAGAACTATGAATCCTAAGTGGCTTGATGCTATGCTGGAGCATGGATATAATGGTGCAACTAAGATAGCTGATCGTGTTGAATACATGCTTGGTCTTGCTGCAACGCTTAGAGGCATAGAAGATTGGATGTGGGAAGGGGTCGCAAATAATGTGGTGTTCGATAGGGAGAGGTCGCAAAGAGTTAAGAAAGTGAATATATTTGCTTATCGCAAAGTGGTTAAGAGCTTACTTGAAGCTGCAAAGCGCGGATACTGGAGGGCCGATGCGGAGACCATTAAGAGACTTGAGAGGGAATACCTGGAGACCGAAGAGATCTTAGAAGAAGAGACGTGTTAA
- a CDS encoding energy-coupling factor ABC transporter permease produces MHIMDGLLSPLWVVVWFAIAIPFLIVGVAKIARRRREDPTYMSMLAFMGVVIFILSVWHIPVPVTGSCSHPCGVALSAIIVGPFESVVLAFIALFFQMFLAHGGLTTLGANTVSLGVVGGFIGYGVYVALRRFKAPIWLSAGAAGFMGDIATYLTTAGQLALSLYSENFVYHWGLLSLGFMPTQLPLAIVESIITAIMVKYIVVSRPEVLRGVKRLG; encoded by the coding sequence ATGCATATAATGGATGGTCTTCTTTCTCCATTATGGGTAGTAGTTTGGTTTGCCATTGCGATACCATTTTTGATAGTAGGCGTAGCGAAGATTGCAAGAAGGAGGAGAGAGGATCCAACTTACATGTCTATGCTGGCCTTCATGGGGGTTGTGATATTTATCTTATCTGTATGGCACATTCCAGTACCAGTTACAGGATCATGCTCACATCCTTGTGGGGTAGCCCTCTCAGCCATAATTGTTGGTCCTTTTGAGAGCGTGGTGTTAGCTTTCATAGCTTTGTTCTTTCAAATGTTCTTGGCCCACGGTGGGTTGACAACGTTGGGTGCTAACACCGTGTCTCTAGGAGTTGTAGGAGGCTTTATAGGATATGGAGTGTATGTTGCCCTCAGAAGATTTAAGGCTCCGATTTGGCTTTCGGCTGGAGCTGCGGGGTTCATGGGGGATATAGCTACTTACCTTACAACAGCTGGGCAGCTAGCTCTCTCGCTGTATTCAGAGAACTTCGTGTACCATTGGGGTCTGCTTTCGCTAGGCTTCATGCCCACCCAGCTCCCCCTAGCAATCGTGGAGTCCATAATCACAGCGATAATGGTTAAATACATTGTAGTAAGCCGCCCTGAAGTTCTTAGAGGGGTGAAGAGACTTGGATAA
- a CDS encoding precorrin-8X methylmutase: MGYPTMDQHHDPDDIQASRALLSMSINKVRELIGDYLRSLPASHARIVERVVHATADPEFAKLVVISNGAVESGIKAIRAGAKVVTDVKMVKAGLREVRLRRFGGRVECYVDDERAIKVAREEGITRTAAAMRVAVEMGLNGAIVLIGISPSATLELVSAIKRGKAKPALIVATPVGFIGARESKEEVMKLPIPYIVVTGSKGGSPVAVAIFNALLTLAEEGMEGFT; this comes from the coding sequence ATGGGTTATCCAACCATGGATCAACATCACGATCCTGATGACATTCAAGCTTCGAGGGCACTTCTATCCATGAGCATCAATAAGGTTAGAGAACTTATTGGAGATTACTTAAGAAGTTTGCCAGCAAGCCATGCGAGAATCGTTGAGCGAGTCGTGCATGCTACTGCGGATCCAGAGTTTGCTAAACTAGTAGTTATAAGTAATGGAGCTGTCGAAAGTGGGATCAAAGCCATAAGGGCTGGTGCAAAGGTCGTGACCGACGTTAAGATGGTTAAAGCCGGGTTGAGAGAAGTGAGGCTTAGAAGGTTTGGAGGAAGAGTTGAGTGCTACGTGGATGATGAAAGAGCCATTAAGGTAGCTCGAGAAGAAGGAATAACTAGAACTGCAGCAGCAATGCGAGTCGCCGTCGAGATGGGGTTAAACGGAGCGATAGTCCTGATCGGGATATCTCCCAGTGCAACACTTGAGCTGGTTTCAGCTATTAAGAGAGGAAAAGCAAAGCCAGCTCTGATAGTTGCAACACCAGTTGGTTTCATAGGGGCTAGAGAGTCTAAAGAGGAGGTCATGAAGCTACCAATCCCCTACATAGTCGTAACAGGTTCAAAGGGTGGTAGCCCCGTAGCTGTAGCAATATTCAATGCGCTATTAACGTTAGCAGAAGAGGGTATGGAGGGCTTCACTTGA
- the cbiD gene encoding cobalt-precorrin-5B (C(1))-methyltransferase CbiD — protein sequence MKFLKYGISTGACAAAAAKAAALALMGVKTDKVSIPTPIGLRLEVPVEGCRRIDDERAVAWVVKDPGDDVDVTRGLKIHATVRLTRDGEIVIKGGEGIGVVTKPGLPVPVGEAAINPVPRMMIKQALQEVLPPGIGAEVLIEAPGGDEVAKRTLNPKLGIIGGISILGTTGIVKPHSTSAYKRSLSVQVDVALANGHDRIVIVPGNVGARAARQLLKIPDEAIVQAGDFIGYMLRKAVEKGVKEILLVGHAGKLVKIAAGIFNTHHKVADARMEVIAAYAAAAGADNHLVKRILEANTTEEAIKLLQLHGILKQTFNMIADRARSRCIDLIDGRANVGIIIVSLEGEVLGVSGVDRWLSAHG from the coding sequence TTGAAGTTTCTAAAGTACGGGATTTCGACAGGTGCATGTGCAGCTGCTGCAGCTAAAGCTGCTGCTCTAGCCTTAATGGGGGTCAAGACTGATAAGGTCAGCATTCCAACACCTATTGGACTACGACTTGAAGTACCTGTTGAAGGATGTCGAAGAATCGACGATGAGAGGGCAGTGGCTTGGGTGGTAAAGGATCCTGGAGATGACGTTGACGTAACTAGGGGGCTTAAAATACATGCTACTGTTAGGCTTACGAGAGATGGAGAGATCGTCATAAAAGGTGGAGAAGGCATCGGAGTAGTCACCAAGCCTGGATTACCAGTCCCCGTAGGAGAGGCGGCTATAAACCCCGTGCCCAGAATGATGATCAAGCAAGCTCTTCAAGAAGTACTGCCTCCAGGCATTGGCGCCGAGGTCTTGATAGAGGCCCCCGGCGGCGATGAGGTAGCAAAGAGGACCCTCAACCCAAAGCTTGGCATCATTGGAGGAATATCGATTCTAGGCACCACCGGAATCGTGAAACCACACTCTACTTCAGCATATAAGCGTTCGCTCTCAGTTCAAGTAGACGTAGCTTTGGCTAATGGGCATGATAGAATAGTCATAGTTCCTGGGAACGTTGGTGCGAGGGCTGCCAGACAGCTCCTCAAAATCCCAGATGAGGCTATAGTGCAAGCAGGCGACTTCATCGGCTACATGCTTCGTAAAGCAGTAGAGAAGGGGGTGAAGGAAATCCTGCTAGTTGGACATGCAGGTAAGCTTGTGAAGATCGCAGCAGGCATCTTCAATACTCATCATAAAGTTGCTGATGCTAGAATGGAGGTCATTGCAGCATATGCTGCTGCAGCAGGAGCTGATAATCATCTAGTTAAGAGGATCTTAGAGGCTAACACAACGGAGGAGGCTATTAAGCTCCTTCAACTTCATGGAATCCTTAAACAAACCTTCAACATGATTGCTGATAGAGCCAGGTCTAGGTGCATTGACCTAATCGATGGAAGGGCAAACGTAGGCATCATAATAGTGTCGCTCGAAGGTGAGGTTTTAGGAGTTAGTGGCGTTGACAGGTGGTTGTCAGCACATGGCTAA
- the cbiE gene encoding precorrin-6y C5,15-methyltransferase (decarboxylating) subunit CbiE: MAKIYIVGAGPGDPDYVTPIARKIVRQAELVIGSERAVKLFSNDVRGEVIILDSRNFREVMAYAVERARSGANVVMVSTGDPGFAGLLGTFIKSFGTKLDVEVDVIPGVSVIQVCAAKLKICWDDAVLISLHEGVTEEKRRRLVRAVKSGKTVILLPNTRSFTVRDVVKYLLSEGVDEETIAYVCEDLTLSSERVVKATLRELMSYEGSSLCVMVITPRRSNCVEL; the protein is encoded by the coding sequence ATGGCTAAGATCTACATTGTCGGTGCTGGTCCAGGAGATCCTGACTACGTGACTCCAATTGCCAGGAAGATAGTTAGGCAGGCGGAGTTGGTAATAGGCTCAGAGAGAGCAGTTAAGCTCTTCAGTAACGACGTAAGAGGAGAGGTCATCATTCTCGATTCGAGGAATTTTAGGGAGGTAATGGCTTACGCTGTAGAACGAGCAAGAAGTGGAGCAAACGTAGTAATGGTATCCACAGGAGATCCTGGCTTCGCTGGTCTACTTGGAACATTCATAAAGAGTTTTGGAACAAAATTGGACGTGGAGGTTGACGTCATCCCTGGAGTAAGCGTCATTCAAGTATGCGCTGCTAAACTCAAGATCTGTTGGGATGATGCTGTCCTAATTAGTCTTCATGAGGGCGTAACCGAAGAAAAGAGGAGGAGACTGGTTAGAGCTGTTAAGTCGGGTAAGACGGTAATCCTCTTGCCAAACACTAGGTCTTTCACCGTCAGGGATGTCGTGAAGTACCTCTTGAGCGAGGGAGTAGACGAGGAGACAATCGCGTACGTGTGCGAGGACTTAACTCTTAGTAGTGAGAGGGTTGTTAAAGCCACTTTAAGAGAATTAATGTCCTACGAGGGTAGCTCTCTATGCGTTATGGTGATCACCCCAAGGAGGAGTAATTGTGTGGAGCTATAA
- the cbiT gene encoding precorrin-6Y C5,15-methyltransferase (decarboxylating) subunit CbiT — protein sequence MWSYKTPGIPDELFITSDKVPGPTKEEVRVVTISKARLKEGCRVADVGCGVGSITVEAALIVGSTGRVYAIDKDEEAIRITKLNVAKFGVQDRVQVILGKASKVLELIPEVDSIIIGGGRPLSKVLEAAVKRLKFGGRIVINAVTVETASRAIKMLKKMKFSELEVVNVSIAKGKLTNAGTIMLARNPVFVISASKS from the coding sequence GTGTGGAGCTATAAAACACCTGGAATACCGGATGAGCTCTTCATAACTAGCGATAAGGTTCCTGGACCAACCAAAGAAGAGGTAAGAGTTGTGACCATATCGAAGGCAAGGCTTAAGGAGGGATGTCGCGTCGCCGATGTTGGTTGTGGTGTTGGAAGCATAACTGTCGAAGCTGCATTAATTGTTGGCTCTACGGGGAGAGTATACGCTATTGATAAAGATGAAGAGGCTATTAGAATCACGAAGCTGAACGTGGCTAAATTTGGCGTTCAAGATCGTGTTCAGGTAATACTTGGAAAAGCTTCTAAGGTTCTTGAGCTAATTCCGGAGGTCGATAGCATAATAATAGGAGGTGGAAGGCCCTTATCCAAGGTCCTTGAAGCTGCTGTTAAGAGACTGAAGTTTGGTGGACGCATCGTAATCAATGCGGTCACTGTTGAAACGGCGAGTAGAGCTATCAAGATGCTCAAGAAGATGAAGTTCAGTGAGCTGGAAGTAGTTAACGTATCTATCGCTAAAGGCAAGCTTACCAACGCGGGAACTATCATGCTAGCTAGGAACCCTGTTTTCGTAATATCTGCGTCAAAATCTTGA
- the cobI gene encoding precorrin-2 C(20)-methyltransferase, producing the protein MLGKLYGVGVGPGDPDLLTLKAVKVLGDVDVIFAPKPSTDKPSLALTIVKPMLRDHQEVVELVYPMTKEREVLEACWEKNADLIISKLMTGKNAAFITLGDPMLYSTFIYTCRKIVAKAPDVEIEIVPGVTSITECAAISRTSIAEGDEVVVIIPSLSDREKIRGLAKYADTLIFMKELADTSLIVETLIESGFNQETPVVIVKAYGGLKRKEVFIERLVTLTQLNFKDTYFSMLMVKRVKK; encoded by the coding sequence TTGCTAGGCAAGTTATATGGTGTGGGTGTTGGTCCAGGCGACCCTGACTTACTGACTTTGAAGGCTGTAAAGGTTTTAGGTGATGTGGACGTAATATTCGCTCCAAAACCCAGCACTGACAAGCCTAGCTTAGCACTGACAATCGTTAAGCCAATGCTTAGGGACCATCAGGAAGTAGTAGAACTTGTCTACCCGATGACTAAGGAAAGAGAGGTCTTAGAAGCTTGTTGGGAAAAGAATGCTGACCTGATAATTTCAAAGCTCATGACAGGAAAGAACGCAGCCTTCATAACGTTAGGAGACCCCATGCTCTACAGCACCTTCATATATACTTGTAGGAAGATTGTAGCTAAAGCTCCCGACGTGGAGATAGAGATAGTCCCAGGAGTTACATCAATAACAGAATGTGCTGCAATCTCGAGGACGTCCATAGCAGAAGGAGATGAAGTAGTGGTGATAATCCCTTCACTGAGTGATCGCGAAAAAATTAGAGGTCTAGCGAAGTATGCTGACACCCTGATATTCATGAAGGAACTGGCTGATACATCACTAATAGTTGAGACCTTAATTGAATCTGGCTTTAACCAAGAAACACCAGTGGTCATAGTAAAGGCCTACGGAGGATTGAAGAGGAAAGAAGTTTTCATAGAGAGACTAGTAACTCTTACTCAGCTCAACTTCAAGGATACGTACTTCTCAATGCTGATGGTTAAGAGGGTTAAGAAGTGA